One window of the Runella slithyformis DSM 19594 genome contains the following:
- a CDS encoding 1-deoxy-D-xylulose-5-phosphate reductoisomerase: protein MKFPQKHLAILGSTGSIGTQALDVIAANPDSFSVEILTAQNNAELLIRQAAQFRPNVVVIGNEALYDKVFDALDPLGIQVYAGAKAIADVVQMDSIDTVLTSMVGYSGLIPTLKAIEAGKQIALANKETLVVAGELVTAMAQKKGVSIYPVDSEHSAIFQCLVGEFHNPVEKIFLTASGGPFRGKTRDELLNVTKAQALKHPNWSMGAKITIDSASLMNKGLEVIEAKWLFGLDVSQIDVVVHPQSIIHSMVQFEDGSIKAQMGLPDMRLPIQFALTFPHRLPADFPRFNFANYPALTFEQPDLKTFRNLQFAFDAIARGGNMACIVNAANEIAVAAFLRNEIGFLEMSDLIETCMQRVTFIQQPTLDDYIETDAETRRIAEQLVISA, encoded by the coding sequence ATGAAGTTCCCTCAAAAACATTTAGCCATTCTCGGCTCCACGGGTTCCATCGGAACCCAAGCCCTCGACGTCATAGCCGCCAATCCCGACTCCTTCAGCGTTGAGATATTGACCGCCCAAAACAACGCAGAACTGTTGATCCGGCAGGCCGCACAATTTCGGCCCAACGTGGTCGTCATTGGCAATGAAGCCCTATATGATAAAGTTTTCGATGCGCTCGACCCGCTCGGGATTCAGGTCTACGCCGGCGCAAAAGCCATTGCGGATGTGGTCCAAATGGATTCCATCGATACCGTTTTAACCTCAATGGTGGGCTATTCGGGCCTGATTCCTACCCTGAAAGCCATTGAAGCCGGAAAACAGATCGCCCTTGCCAACAAAGAAACGCTCGTGGTGGCAGGGGAGTTGGTAACCGCTATGGCGCAAAAAAAAGGCGTCAGCATCTATCCCGTTGACTCGGAGCATTCGGCCATTTTTCAATGCCTGGTCGGAGAATTCCACAATCCGGTTGAAAAGATTTTTCTGACGGCTTCGGGCGGTCCGTTTCGCGGAAAAACGCGGGATGAACTACTCAATGTCACGAAAGCGCAGGCGCTTAAACACCCCAATTGGAGCATGGGTGCCAAAATCACCATCGACTCGGCTTCATTGATGAACAAAGGGCTGGAAGTGATCGAGGCTAAATGGCTGTTTGGTTTGGATGTTTCTCAAATTGACGTAGTAGTTCATCCTCAAAGTATTATTCACTCTATGGTGCAGTTTGAAGACGGCAGTATCAAAGCCCAAATGGGGCTGCCGGATATGCGCCTGCCCATTCAATTTGCCCTGACGTTCCCGCACCGATTGCCGGCTGATTTTCCCCGGTTCAACTTTGCCAATTATCCGGCGCTGACCTTTGAACAGCCCGATCTGAAAACTTTTCGTAATTTGCAATTCGCATTCGACGCCATTGCCCGGGGCGGCAACATGGCCTGCATCGTCAACGCCGCCAATGAAATAGCCGTAGCGGCTTTCCTGCGCAACGAGATCGGTTTTCTGGAAATGTCGGACCTTATCGAAACTTGTATGCAACGCGTCACGTTTATACAACAGCCAACGCTCGATGATTATATCGAAACCGATGCCGAGACGCGGAGAATAGCGGAGCAGCTTGTTATTTCGGCATAG
- a CDS encoding DUF1599 domain-containing protein — MTNQSKTEREYRSVITRCKDIFTKKNQDYGPSWRILRLPSITDQIFIKAQRIRTLQENGFSKVDEGEVPEFVGIINYCVMALIQIQLGDNKRTDFTAAELTDMYDAQMSEVYELLFNKNHDYGEAWRDMRVSSMTDIILMKLFRIKQIEDNEGVTIISEGVKSGYQDIINYSVFCLIKLGVAE, encoded by the coding sequence ATGACTAACCAAAGTAAAACCGAGCGCGAATATCGGAGTGTAATCACTCGTTGCAAAGATATTTTTACGAAAAAAAACCAAGACTATGGTCCTTCGTGGCGAATTTTACGATTGCCGTCCATCACTGACCAAATTTTCATCAAAGCCCAGCGCATTCGTACGTTGCAGGAAAACGGCTTCTCGAAAGTAGACGAGGGGGAAGTGCCGGAATTTGTCGGAATCATTAATTATTGTGTCATGGCCCTGATTCAAATTCAATTGGGCGATAACAAACGAACGGATTTTACGGCGGCCGAACTGACCGACATGTATGACGCGCAAATGAGCGAAGTCTACGAACTGTTGTTTAATAAAAATCACGATTACGGTGAAGCTTGGCGCGACATGCGGGTAAGCAGCATGACAGATATTATTTTGATGAAGTTGTTTAGAATCAAGCAGATTGAAGATAACGAAGGCGTAACCATCATCTCCGAGGGTGTAAAATCAGGCTATCAGGACATCATCAATTATTCGGTTTTTTGCCTGATAAAGCTCGGCGTGGCGGAGTAA
- a CDS encoding DoxX family protein, with the protein MFDFFKPSSKVAYTDWGILVLRVCVPLLLLTHGYDKLLSFLNGAADFPDPLHVGPRISHALAVIGEVIAPLLVIIGLWTRVAAVIEIIHFLVVAFIMHAGEPLGEKEHGLLFLIAYVTILLIGAGKYSLDRSLYQKRRF; encoded by the coding sequence ATGTTTGATTTTTTTAAACCAAGTTCAAAAGTTGCTTACACGGATTGGGGGATTTTGGTGCTGCGTGTATGTGTTCCGCTGTTGCTGCTTACACACGGATATGATAAATTATTGAGTTTTTTAAACGGTGCCGCCGATTTTCCTGACCCACTGCACGTGGGCCCTCGAATCTCTCATGCGCTGGCCGTTATCGGTGAGGTCATAGCACCTTTGTTAGTTATAATAGGATTGTGGACGCGGGTAGCGGCGGTCATCGAAATCATTCACTTTTTAGTCGTGGCATTTATAATGCATGCCGGCGAACCGTTGGGTGAAAAAGAACACGGTTTGCTGTTTTTGATTGCTTATGTTACAATACTGTTGATAGGTGCAGGAAAGTATTCTCTTGACAGATCGCTGTATCAAAAAAGAAGATTCTGA
- the folP gene encoding dihydropteroate synthase, giving the protein MKKTLNIGGKLLDLSTPQVMGILNITPDSFYSESRVTQLEEAYKKAERMLSEGASILDLGGHSTRPGADAVSEEEETGRILPVVEMLRKHFPNAVLSIDTFRASVARKAVKAGAHIINDIAGGNLDSRMFETVAFLKVPYILMHSRGTPQTMKDLNQYDDLVTDVLRELQAKIDQLQQLGVKDIVADMGFGFAKNADQNYVLLNALQSFQVLNVPILAGVSRKSMIWRKLDITPDKSLNGTTVLNTVALLNGAGILRVHDVKEAVEAVKLVGLLRREC; this is encoded by the coding sequence ATGAAAAAAACGCTGAACATTGGCGGTAAATTACTGGACTTGTCTACGCCGCAGGTCATGGGAATCCTCAACATTACCCCCGATTCTTTTTATTCCGAGAGCCGCGTCACTCAATTGGAAGAAGCATATAAGAAAGCGGAACGTATGCTGTCCGAAGGTGCCTCCATTCTGGATTTGGGCGGACATTCCACCCGCCCGGGGGCCGATGCGGTGAGCGAAGAAGAGGAAACCGGGCGTATTCTGCCCGTGGTGGAGATGCTGCGTAAACACTTCCCCAACGCGGTACTTTCCATTGACACCTTCAGAGCTTCAGTAGCGCGTAAAGCGGTAAAAGCCGGGGCTCATATCATCAATGACATTGCCGGCGGAAACCTTGATTCCCGGATGTTTGAAACAGTAGCTTTTCTGAAGGTACCTTACATTCTGATGCACAGTCGCGGTACGCCCCAAACCATGAAAGACCTGAATCAATACGATGATCTGGTGACGGATGTACTGCGGGAATTACAGGCTAAAATAGACCAACTCCAACAACTCGGCGTCAAAGATATTGTGGCCGACATGGGGTTTGGATTTGCTAAAAATGCGGACCAAAACTACGTTCTGCTGAATGCTCTGCAATCTTTTCAGGTACTGAATGTCCCTATTCTGGCAGGCGTGTCTCGAAAATCCATGATCTGGCGCAAACTTGACATTACCCCCGATAAATCCCTCAACGGAACAACGGTTTTGAATACCGTGGCGTTACTCAACGGCGCAGGTATCCTGCGCGTTCACGATGTAAAAGAAGCGGTGGAAGCGGTCAAATTGGTGGGATTGCTTCGGCGCGAATGCTAA
- a CDS encoding glycoside hydrolase family 95 protein: MKKSLFPIVVYLCFFINAFAQAPIHYKQPARNWNEALPVGNGRLGVMTFGRVNEELLQLNEETLWSGGPVEKNPNPDALKHLPAVREALNREDYEMASKELQKIQGLYTEAYQPLGDVLIKQPFEAQPTAYFRDLDLQNATAHTQFTIEGVTYSRELFVSAPDQVIVLRLTASQKGKLNFSASTRSPHPFLKQITGKNELSMRGKAPAHADPNYVNYNAKPVYYEDPSGCKGMRFDWRVKVQTTDGKVTADTSGISISNATEAILLVTAATSFNGFDKCPDSQGRDEKALVEAYLKRASAKSMDLIRKAHIADYRKYFDRVKLTLGQSGEAAHLPMDARLARYAQLGNDPELEALYFDFGRYLLISSSRPGGIPANLQGIWNPMTRPPWSSNYTTNINAEMNYWPAEVANLSELHTTFTDWIAGAAATGRETAKNFYGMKGWTVHHNSDIWGASNPVGDKGKGSPSWANWAMGGAWLSQHLWEHYVYSGDEKYLKNYAYPLMRDAAQFCLDWLVKDAGGNWITSPSTSPENVFITEKGITQAVSVATTMDMALVYDVFTNVIHASEHLKVDAELRKTLEDRVQHLFPLQIGKKGNLQEWYKDWEDQDPQHRHVSHLFAVHPGRYISPLRTPKYTDAARKTLEIRGDGGTGWSKSWKINFWARLHDGNHAHKLLQELLKLTGVEGTDYAKGGGTYLNLFCAHPPFQIDGNFGGTSGIAEMLIQSQDGLVNLLPALPDAWATGNIKGLKARGGFEIDMTWKDGKITRVIIKSLLGGNCRLKLPNALPGAKLQPAKGKNPNSFYAVFENKYQTTTPESSGFVYDLTTEKNKIYILEGN, encoded by the coding sequence ATGAAAAAAAGCCTTTTCCCAATTGTTGTTTATCTGTGTTTTTTTATCAACGCTTTTGCCCAAGCTCCCATTCATTACAAACAGCCCGCCCGCAACTGGAACGAGGCCCTGCCCGTAGGCAACGGGCGGTTGGGAGTGATGACCTTTGGGCGAGTCAATGAAGAATTGCTGCAATTGAATGAAGAGACGTTGTGGTCGGGTGGACCCGTGGAGAAAAATCCTAACCCTGATGCCCTCAAACATTTGCCGGCAGTGCGAGAGGCATTGAATCGGGAAGACTACGAAATGGCTTCCAAAGAACTGCAAAAGATACAGGGACTGTATACCGAAGCCTATCAGCCCTTGGGCGATGTACTCATCAAACAGCCTTTTGAGGCTCAACCTACTGCCTATTTTCGTGATTTGGACCTGCAAAATGCCACGGCACATACCCAATTTACGATTGAGGGCGTCACGTACAGCCGAGAACTGTTTGTATCGGCCCCTGACCAAGTGATTGTGCTTCGATTGACGGCTTCGCAAAAAGGAAAATTGAATTTCTCGGCTTCGACCCGTAGTCCGCATCCGTTTCTAAAACAAATAACGGGCAAAAATGAATTGAGCATGCGCGGCAAAGCCCCTGCTCACGCCGACCCGAATTATGTGAATTATAATGCCAAACCTGTTTATTACGAAGATCCTTCCGGCTGTAAAGGAATGCGGTTTGACTGGCGTGTCAAGGTACAAACCACCGATGGAAAAGTAACGGCCGATACATCAGGCATCAGCATCAGCAACGCTACGGAAGCGATTTTGCTCGTGACTGCTGCTACCAGTTTCAACGGCTTTGATAAATGCCCCGACAGTCAGGGGCGGGATGAAAAAGCCTTGGTCGAAGCCTATTTGAAAAGGGCCTCGGCCAAATCCATGGATTTGATTCGAAAAGCCCACATCGCTGATTATCGAAAGTATTTTGATCGGGTAAAGCTGACCCTCGGCCAATCTGGTGAAGCGGCACATCTGCCCATGGATGCGCGCTTGGCGCGCTATGCGCAACTGGGCAATGACCCCGAGCTGGAGGCTTTGTATTTTGATTTTGGCCGTTATCTATTGATCTCCTCCTCACGGCCCGGCGGCATTCCCGCCAATTTACAGGGAATCTGGAACCCCATGACGCGTCCGCCGTGGAGTAGCAATTATACCACCAACATCAACGCAGAAATGAACTATTGGCCCGCCGAAGTGGCGAATCTATCGGAATTGCACACCACTTTTACCGATTGGATAGCAGGTGCTGCGGCCACAGGACGTGAAACCGCCAAGAATTTTTACGGAATGAAGGGCTGGACGGTCCATCACAATTCTGATATTTGGGGTGCCTCCAATCCCGTAGGTGATAAAGGCAAAGGCAGTCCGTCGTGGGCCAACTGGGCGATGGGCGGTGCTTGGTTGAGTCAGCATTTATGGGAACATTATGTGTATTCGGGCGATGAAAAATACCTGAAAAACTACGCCTATCCACTTATGCGGGATGCCGCGCAGTTTTGCCTGGATTGGCTGGTCAAAGATGCCGGCGGAAATTGGATCACTTCGCCTTCCACTTCCCCTGAGAACGTTTTTATAACCGAAAAAGGAATAACACAGGCTGTTTCGGTGGCCACAACGATGGATATGGCCTTGGTCTATGATGTGTTTACAAACGTGATTCATGCCTCCGAACACCTCAAAGTCGACGCTGAATTACGCAAAACCCTGGAAGATAGAGTACAACACCTGTTTCCGTTGCAGATCGGGAAAAAAGGGAATCTTCAGGAATGGTACAAAGATTGGGAAGACCAAGATCCGCAACATCGCCACGTATCGCATTTGTTTGCCGTGCACCCGGGGCGTTATATTTCTCCGCTTCGTACGCCCAAATACACTGACGCGGCGCGAAAAACCCTCGAAATCAGAGGCGATGGCGGTACGGGTTGGAGCAAATCGTGGAAAATCAATTTTTGGGCAAGACTTCATGACGGCAATCACGCCCACAAACTTTTGCAGGAACTGCTCAAATTGACAGGCGTAGAAGGGACCGATTATGCGAAGGGGGGCGGTACGTATTTGAATTTGTTTTGTGCGCACCCGCCCTTTCAGATCGACGGAAATTTTGGCGGCACCTCAGGCATCGCCGAAATGTTGATTCAAAGTCAGGATGGACTCGTAAATCTTTTGCCGGCGCTGCCCGATGCGTGGGCTACGGGTAATATCAAAGGTTTGAAAGCACGCGGGGGATTTGAAATCGACATGACGTGGAAAGACGGAAAGATTACCCGCGTGATCATAAAATCATTGTTAGGCGGAAATTGCCGGTTGAAACTGCCCAATGCCCTGCCCGGTGCCAAGCTTCAGCCCGCCAAGGGTAAAAACCCCAATTCCTTTTATGCGGTGTTTGAAAATAAATATCAGACCACAACCCCCGAATCAAGCGGTTTTGTGTACGATTTGACGACCGAAAAGAATAAGATATATATTTTGGAAGGGAATTAA